In Microplitis mediator isolate UGA2020A chromosome 9, iyMicMedi2.1, whole genome shotgun sequence, the DNA window attttttttagttactaAAATAACAGATTTGAGTTGCAACTTTTCTAGTACAATTGAtagaaatattatatatttggcaaataattattgaaataattaaagaatatAATATTCTAGATTAGGATTGATGAAGACAAGTCAGTTTGaaagtattttaatatctgataataaataaacaattttttttagttactaAAATAACAGATTTGAGTTGCAACTTTCTCATTCCGGGAAcaaatacttttataaaattatattaaattttatgctattttatcaaatcttattaaattttatataattttataagattttataggaatatttcatataatttttaaagtaagaCCTGAATAAGAGAAGTCATGATTGAacgaaattttatatcattttatataTCTTTACAAAATTGGATCCTATGAATGCATCTAATGTGAGGAAATatgttgtaaaattttataaaatatcataaaaaatgtagaatatttaattttataatatattttgatctgatcagacacgactgatttgattttgaagtttttccATTCaaaataggggaaggggggcaaaagggggtagggtaggcaaaacggggtactcccaaaattttatagttaaaaattgtattttttaaatattccaaaatcacttctgtaaatataattgagtattattttgattattttttgtgaaactttttcaaaaatcgagtgttagtcgaaaaatgttgatagcttttgttttatgataaaaaccaataaaatttttttttcttcctttgcatccaataattgtgtaaaatgtaatttttcttcatgtaaattacttacaagaaaatttaatttaatcaattttatttaatgggaatacaaaattttttttgtttcaacggtaactcaaatttttattaatttactttgaatatcatcataaacaaaaatatttagcgtatttgagtcctcgaaaccTTAGCATTTTCTGAAATATCCTACTTTGTCCCCCCTTCCCTTACGTGTGAaagttaagattttttttttcaattcccgATCATTCAGCCACTTTTCAAATTATCGAGTCGTCGTTTGCGGCATTTCGTAGGTAATGTAATGCTCTTCAAAGATCTATTGAGTACTTTTTCTCAAACTCTACttgttttttctatatttgttttgaaaacaatttttttttaatattagcgtagtttttttgttgatattgACTAAATAACAAAACTTACAGTAAAATTCTTTAATCACGTGATAtagcaattttattaatattgtaaataaacgatctgttaaaaatttttctaaatattatcaaatttaaccCTTGATATTGACATTAATgggttaaattaataaaaatataataatttactgatttaccaaaaaatggctgacgatcaaaatttttatattaaacgaAGTGGATGAATATTTATGAATTGTTTATTctggtaatttttaattgtttttaaaaaatcacttaaatataagagcttatagagaattttttgaagctTTTAAAATTCAACATTGGTTCTCtgtatgattattaatttccgAGTTATTGATTTTCAAAGTAAATGTGGACTTTCTTGCACTGATTGACGATAACCGCAAAATTTCTCAATTTCTATtggaagtatttaaaaaaatctattgcgtaaagtttttttcttaacgattatttaaaaacttccCTTTGAAGTAAATTTCACTACTAAGGGGAGTCagttaaatgaataatatctCTTTTGTATTCACTCCCAAATTACTCCGTACTCCCTCCAAAAACTTTGTACGGAGTAATTATTCTGGAAATGAGAAATtagagaaaaattatattctcaTTATTCTGGAAATCAGTagttagagaaaaaatattttctaattattctGGAAATCAGtaattagagaaaaaatattttctaattattctGGAAATCAGTAATTAGAGGAAAAATATCTTCTAATTATTCTGAAAATCAGtaattagagaaaaaatatattctaatttttttaaacatcaaTAATTAGAGAACAATTATTTCCtgattatttgattaattaatatttagacacagaaatttactaattattttaaaataattaattaaaagtaaacgattttttaatttttgaagtaattagtaattagaaacaaacaatttttaatttttttaaatttaataattgggGGAAATTTGATCCTAATTTTcaaggaaattaaaattattgaaaaaaaattatctaattgcttgtctattgaataattatcagATATGagtatgaaatttttctaaaaattagaaatttttgtaaagaaaatgataaatactttcataattattaattataaaatgaataatagttgaattttttggcaattgaaatttctttcccagataattttaatttttctttcaattgaaattatcaatactcaaattttttatttcgagatattttataaaataagtttagaaaatactaattttttgaaataattcgtaattatttttaattaattattaattaattgaaaaattaattatttaagcgaAAAATAGTGAtgaaaatactatttttgCCCAACCCTGCCCCTGTGTTAGAGGCAAATTATTTCCCACCAATTGAACTGTCAGAGGGAAAGAATTATGTCTTGGGTCTTGTAGAATTGCTGACATTTAATTCGATACCTAATATATACATTGGCGCTAATAAGTTTTATGTAACTTATCCTCCGGATAATGAAGAACAAGAAGACAAGAATGACATCTTGGATAACAATGTAGGAAATATCGACAAACCTGATGCAAAAAGGACAAAACGAGATGTGTTTATAGCAACGAGAAGTGATGAAAATGTTTCATTGGCCCCAGAGGTTGATGTGCAATCTCAAAGAGATATTCCTAAGAAAATAACCCCCAACAAAATTGTTCCTGTTAAAGAAAAGGTAATTAAAATACAGACTGGTAGTTATGAAATCGGAGATATTGAGAAATACATACGAAAAGCATTACCGAGACTTAGCATCAGTATAAAAGCAAATAATAATGAACTAAGAAGTGAAATTAAATGTGATCaggttataaattttatacctaAAGATTCTGTTGGTCGGCTGTTAGGTTTCAAAAATCGTCGGCTTTAACCAAACAAAACTCACTCATCAGATTTACCTGTGGCCATACTAAAGCTGAATGCTCTAAGGGTTGAGTGTAATATAACCACAGGTGCTTATATAAATGAGCGCAAAGTGCACACGATTCACGAGTTTTTTCCGGGTGTACCACCAGGATATAAGATTGTGGAGTTGCCATCACACGTCATTTACCTTCCAATCACCGCAGAtgctatatataatataagacTACGTATAGTGGATCAGGATGGAAAATTAGCAAATTTTAGGGGTGAAACTATAACCATAAGATTACATGTGAGAACGATATAAAATGGGTATTGTATATGATACAAAGAGTGGCGCTGGCTATAAAAAGATATCAACATAGCCAAGCACAATCAGTCGAAGAAGACCTCACATGGCGTTAACACATCAGAACGAGCAGTTCCTGAAAAGTCTAGGACTACGTTTACGtggaaaattaacaaaataaaattcaacttCTGCTGCATAATCCCGTGTCGAAAGACTTAGGTGGTAAGCTGTTGAGTATAATGTCTAATAACGACGCTACAAACAACTTGAAGAAGTATTTAGAGAGCCAACAACGTAAATACGGTACAGATTTTAAAGACAGCAAAGATAAATATTCAGCACCAAGCATAAAAGGTAGTACAGCGTACAGTGGTTACGAGAATGGCAACAAGTACGGTGCAGTAGGTGACAGaggatataaaaataatggcTAATATATTGGATATCCAACGACCAATTATATTCGATGACTCAATTTCTCACTATGAACTGCATGCTCATCAACCCTATGCATCGTCGACTTTGAACAACAATGATGAAGTTCGTATCACCATCCAGAATCAAAATTTGTGCATACTTCCTAGCAAAAGTGCACTCCATATTCCCGGAAAGTTTACTAAGAATGATAATACTGCTATCGTTGCTACCACCAACTTGGTTAATATGGGGATTGTCCACATGATTAAAGAATTCCGTTTACTTATGAATGGTGTTGAAGTTGATCGAAGCAGTAACGTCGGTATAACAAGCCTGATGAAAGGTTATGTATCATTTAGTCCAAATCAGTTAAGTACTTTAGAGAATGCTGGCTGGGTAATGGAAAATAATGTCAAATTGATCAACGCTGCaggaaattttgattttttaattccgCTGAATATTTTGAGTGGTTTTGCTGAAGATTATCTGAAAGTTCTCATGAATGTTCAGCTAGAAATAGTTCTTACAATTTCAAACAGTGACATTAATGCTTACATACAACAAGCAGCGGCAGGAGCGGATGCTGAGGAAGTAAAATTGactttacaaaaaattgagtggATTGTGCCGTATGTAACCCCTCCAGACAAGGAGAAAATTCAagcattaaattatattaccaGTGATCCAGCTATCTCAATTAGTTTTCGAACCTGGGAATCGTATGAGTATCTGCTGTTACCAGCAACCTCAAGACACATTTGGGCTGTCAAAACATCAACACAACTGGAGAAGCCACGTTACGTCATCCTCGGATTTCAGACAGCAAGAAAAAACGACGCAAGGAAGAACGCAAGTCGATTTGATCACTGTCTGCTTCGGAACGTAAAGTTATTCCTGAACTCACAGAGTTATCCGTACGGGTATCTAAATTTGGACATAAACGACAATCAGTGTGCTTTATTGTATAATATGTACACTGATTTTCAATCTTCATACTACGATAAAGAGCCTGAGCCACTGTTGACAAAGCGGAAATTTCTGCAAGAAGCTCCGCTCTGTGTTATAGACTGCTCTAAACAGAGTGAGGCTATTAAATCTGGACCAGTAGACATTCGATTGGAGTTTGAATCCACAAATCAATTTCCACAAAACACAACGGCTGATTGTTTAATCATTCACGATCGTATAGTTGAGTATAATCCCATCAGCAGCACTGTACGGAAATTGACTTGAAACATGGTTGTGCAATTTGATCTGACACCAACTATACATTATATGTACACATGGAGGTATGCATACAAAACTGCTAGACATGGTGAATGGGAACAAATGGCTCGAGATCGAGAAAGGTTTAAAAATAGGATAGAAAGATTAAGTTATATTATAGAACCTGTATTGattaaaagaattaataaataaataaaaatttttcaccgatgatttaatttgttttattatttataatcttaACCTAATACATTCCAATAGcataagtttaattaatttgtatattttttttttaacttgttttgtgaattattatttttatagaattactattatttatacactCTGGTATGGATAAAAGCCATATTCCACAAATATCCCAATCACCACCAGACGCTGGGTAGTGGTCCATGCAAAATGAGTAATCtcttattttatcattattttgtaattccAATGGGAGAGTATCGTAAACATGACGTATTTGGGTCCTCGCAAAACGTAGAAGAAAGTGATAATCAAGACAGGCGATATCACGattatgcatttttttcaaatcagacaattgataatatatttgcACAGATTTCTCGTATGATGGTTCGTCACCCCAAAATTCCAAGAACCATCGCTTCAattgttgaatatttttgaaagcACATGCATGTGTTCTTCGGCGATGGAACTGTCTCAGCGGGCATTTCTCCTTCTCGTAGCGATCCACGTTTTCAAATGAATAATGTCTCATCAGTTGGATGTCGATTATTTGTGCTGATTAATCGGTCAAGATCGTCAACCATTTGTTTTTTAGCTTTCCGTCAACATAAACATAACTTGCTTTGCTCACCAAATCTTTAATAATATCTTTGAGTTCGCTGTATGGCACTTCACCTGAGTCCCACCAGATACCATGACCGCAGCCACTTTCATCGAGAGTTTCTTGCATGATTGCTCCATCATACTCCAATGGTGGATGAAAGATGAAATGTTTACACTTGAAGAATGAGAAATCTTCATCTGCTATATCCACGACACATAATTCTTTCACTGCTGAGGTGTCATCGGGCATAACAAACCCCGCGATATCTTAGATAAATTCCattgtcttttattttttgtcgatACGTTCTTCTAGTTTTTCCAAGCTTTCGATCACCTGATACAGTTTTTTTACAGAGTCCTTGAATGGACAGAGTACGGACACGCTTTTTATCACGTCTAGTTAGAATGATATTCAAATTAGTTTGTAAAAGATGAATATCACGTACAAAGCTTTCAATATCATCTTGTGTTGGTGTTTCAAAATAACGTGTCAATAATTCTGCTTCAAATAAGACGTATGGTGGATGGTTTACTAGATACTCTATTTCTTCTTCACTTAATTGATCCATTTCAGTTGTCTACGCGTTATTTTGATGAGTTAGTTTTGATCATTAAATGAGTTATAACGTATGTAATTCTGTGACAGACTTGTTCGTAGTCTTTACGATCTTTAAAAGATAGTAATAAGTTCTTCCAATATAAGATTTGTAAgtcaatttctttttctttagtaagtaatttataaatgtaattgTCTTCTTCTTCACTCAAAACGCTCACTGTCTCGTACACACATTGTGCTGAATGTTCACAACGTTCAGTGCATACATGAGGTCTGTAAAAAGATAGGCAGTTAATATGGTTGCAAAATGCACGCTAGTTCAATTAAAaagatatgtttttttttacaataccTTAGTTTTTGGCGGTCTATTTATAAATCACTTTTTATAGGTTTTAAATAGCTCATTAAATGCTTCTACTTTAAAATACTTGAGCAGACTGATGCATATGGCCGCTAGAGTCACCCACTCAACTCTTTATTCCCCCACTTAGTTGCCGAAAAACGAGTTCGGACTTGTCGTATGACGTAAAAAGATGACGTCATCGGGTAAAAAGACGCCATTGCGCAGGTTCATATTCCCCCACTTGGTCTGAAATATGAGCTTAGTAACGGTAATCGACGCAGAAGATGATGTCATCGAAGCATTCGCGCAGCTTCATTCTCCCCCACTAACGAGTTACTTGCTAAAACAGAGGGGTGGGGGAAGAACTAAACCGCGAGATGGCAGGGACTTGGGGGCTTCGCGCAAGTGCTCGTGCTACACcctgtttcaatatataaagaatccgaatgatcatatataaatacatgtcATGCTATTATCAGAGCTGGTACACGATAAGGTACCAGCTCTGATCATAGTGTGGCAGTATTTTTCGTCATACACATCATAATTTACTGCTGGTCGATAAAATCTTACCTAGAGTCGGTATCAGCCACTTGACCACCTCAGATATGTACAAATTACCGACCGCAGATATGGTACATTACCGATGGGTAGTATCGGCGACGGACGGTAAGGAAGAATACTACGTTATCGGGGGTGAACCCCCCTGCCTCACTACTTAAAATCTAAATGAATAATGTAAAATACTAAGATAGCGCGTACTACATaccataaatattataaagatttaagtaaaataattaaataacaaaaacaaaaagagaaaaaaaaacaatatttttacttttgccTTTGACGAGATATCAAGGAAATATTGTAACAAAATCAGTGACTAGGTATAATGTAAATTAAGATACTAGAATTTAGAAATGCATGGGTAATAATTCCGTATAAGTAATTCAGAGATAAATAACCTAAAAGATGAAATAAGTATAGGACTACAGtaattataaacatatatatacatatataaaagaaaggaaaaaaaatacatataaatagataaataaataaaaatttacaaaaggACTATtccacaaaataaaaaaaaaaggagggtgataatatatatatatatatatatatatatatatatatatatatatatatatatatatatatatatatatatatatatatatatatatatatatatatatatatatatatatatatatatatatatatatatatatatatatatatatatatatatatatatcgccACGTATAGATTAATTTGCTTCTACTAAGATAAAAACATATAcgcattataataataatatatataatactcgAGCCCTACAATAAAGCAGCTAAATTCATCTTATAATTACTCTGACAAAATTTCGTAAGAGATAAGAATTAGGATTAGCTTGCATTGATTTTTAGTTAGATTTATTGTAGTAATTTAGAATAAGTATCTAAAAATATCTGtaagaatatatatacatatatatcaaatattaaaatgctATTATATTTTAAGCTTCCTGGCaccaattataaaataaattaggatatacatacatatatatatattcatgaaTGAAATTAGtattaagattaaaaaaaaaaaaaaacacacacacacacaaaaaaatcattgcaATTATTCATcatcaattttcttttatcatATAACATTCATAATTAACACAAGTGAGAATAATTCACttgaatttatattgtaaaattttttataatcttagCTATAAGTTAAAACAACCATAGGTAGTGAACATAGGTTGAGGGATAAACACGACCTCAGTCGTTCCCCCGGACCCCTTTTCACGAAACCCCAATGGGCAGTCAATGAACCTGCCATATGCACCGACACACGATGACGACGACAAGAGAGAAGATTCAGTGGGGTCACTTAAAGCAAGCGTGCTTGCCTCAACGTCCCATCCTTTTCCCAAAAGGGAAAAAATGTATGTGAGCAACAaggaagaaaattttcaaacgtAACACTCATTGCAACGGCTCTTCGATACTTCTCATCCTTCTTGTGTTCACGGATCTACGTACACCACCATCACGAAACTAAAGGGGAAACGAATCATCACCAGTCATACAAATTCACTGTTCTTACCAGCCAGTAAaaacaaatgaatttaataaaaaggggagagaagaaaattttgctacctTTACCTTCTCTCATAACACGAGACAAGGATAAAAGGCCACAATCTCGATCCAAAATCTAACACAAAATAAACTCAAAGAAACCAGCTTAAAAATAACCATTGAGATCCAATACATGACCTGTGTGAAGGAACCATATACTGTCGGTAATACATAAAGAagtatatgataaaaactggACATGTGCGGCGGCAAGGTTGTTAATATTGTTTGATATATGATTAATCGTGTATAATGATCTGTGCGCTGAATATTATAATCCATGATATGGGTGATTGCACATATATGATATTGCATCTCAAGTTATATCTTcaaacttataatttcaatattatagtaatttcGATATTACTATacagttataaataattataaatacacattcatactaaaattaaaagggacaaaatataaatacttaaGTTATTATATAACTACATTAGATACTCAAACTATCCTACATcgtatattaataaatcatatatcttattacatatatgtatataacttgaagtataatataaaatacttGAACAATACTTATAAGTTACCATGTAAAAGAAGAAAA includes these proteins:
- the LOC130674205 gene encoding uncharacterized protein LOC130674205, with translation MANILDIQRPIIFDDSISHYELHAHQPYASSTLNNNDEVRITIQNQNLCILPSKSALHIPGKFTKNDNTAIVATTNLVNMGIVHMIKEFRLLMNGVEVDRSSNVGITSLMKGYVSFSPNQLSTLENAGWVMENNVKLINAAGNFDFLIPLNILSGFAEDYLKVLMNVQLEIVLTISNSDINAYIQQAAAGADAEEVKLTLQKIEWIVPYVTPPDKEKIQALNYITSDPAISISFRTWESYEYLLLPATSRHIWAVKTSTQLEKPRYVILGFQTARKNDARKNASRFDHCLLRNVKLFLNSQSYPYGYLNLDINDNQCALLYNMYTDFQSSYYDKEPEPLLTKRKFLQEAPLCVIDCSKQSEAIKSGPVDIRLEFESTNQFPQNTTADCLIIHDRIVEYNPISSTVRKLT